The following proteins are encoded in a genomic region of Limanda limanda chromosome 22, fLimLim1.1, whole genome shotgun sequence:
- the apold1b gene encoding uncharacterized protein apold1b, with translation MGVMQQVNPFKSTSQLPSRVNKAPSCESLEPEPDSTQGAGGLKVVLQKVNPFRSSSQVPRAPSAESLERVPQANQNPGVLKGVMNKVNPFKSSAQTPHTDPQVDGSDPPATGREVQTKQNPGMISGVMQKVNPFKSSQPKEPLHGELSSSSGSLTDTHNLPEKQNPGKFKGMMQMVNPFKSHSQPVDESDSLVPAGPSSLKTQEHRDLHSDHSSSSESLEDGTIERHSVWYVDSDATGEVTSEPVKAPKKRTMTFRIKRILPGALFGSKDSSSDSQALMEEVVEVQTLEMAEVPVPGEGAAVDPLDDEDGLLEWWRTVEGWEEWNAANQNEEAEEVVEEAADRVFMAARLFVRFFNQRGASLQQRVLELLGLADAADSFHKKTVTASVGGGVASVAGSITTITGLILAPFTAGTSLIVTAVGIGIATAGGVASASANITDTVHSKTDRKKVEKMIQDYEGEMKDIKECLEFLEEGMETLEEWDFEKFTESISKKHLNQNVKHVMKEGGRAGKALVINTESLIGTIQVLSVAGSAAKAAQVMSITTGVMSGLFLALDVFFLAKDSVELRKGAKTDFAAKIREVCKDLQDGLLQLNNIKEQLQKTMDGIEVEVDEEDEEQLKSDLKKLLELDD, from the exons GTTCCTCGAGCTCCGTCTGCTGAGTCCCTGGAGCGAGTCCCCCAAGCCAATCAG AATCCTGGTGTGTTGAAAGGAGTTATGAACAAAGTCAACCCCTTCAAGTCTTCAGCTCAG acgCCACACACTGATCCTCAGGTCGACGGCTCCGATCCACCAGCCACTGGAAGAGAAGTTCAGACCAAACAG AATCCAGGGATGATTTCAGGAGTGATGCAGAAAGTGAATCCCTTCAAATCCTCACAGCCAAAG GAACCTCTTCACGGCGAACTCTCCTCCAGCAGCGGAAGCTTAACGGACACTCACAACTTACCAGAGAAACAG AACCCAGGGAAGTTCAAGGGGATGATGCAGATGGTGAACCCCTTCAAGTCCCACTCACAG CCGGTGGACGAGAGCGACTCGCTGGTTCCGGCCGGACCCTCGTCCCTGAAGACccag GAGCATCGGGATCTTCACAGCGACCACTCGTCCAGCTCTGAGAGCCTGGAGGACGGAACCATAGAGAGACAT TCTGTTTGGTACGTCGACTCCGACGCCACCGGGGAGGTGACAAGTGAACCTGTGAAGGCGCCAAAGAAAAGAACTATG ACTTTCAGAATAAAGAGGATTCTGCCCGGTGCTTTGTTTGGATCAAAG gattcatcatccgactctcaGGCCTTAATGGAG GAGGTCGTGGAAGTCCAGACTCTAGAAATGGCCGAGGTACCGGTTCCCGGCGAAGGAGCAGCCGTGGACCCGCTGGAC GATGAAGACGGCCTTCTGGAGTGGTGGAGAACAGTGGAAG GGTGGGAGGAGTGGAATGCAGCAAACCAGAATGAGGAAGCTGAAGA AGTCGTGGAAGAAGCAGCCGATCGTGTCTTCATGGCCGCTCGTCTCTTCGTCCGCTTCTTCAACCAGCGCGGCGCCTCGCTGCAGCAGCGTGTCCTGGAGCTCCTGGGTTTGGCCGATGCAGCCGACAGCTTCCACAAGAAAACCGTCACGGCCAGCGTCGGCGGGGGGGTGGCCAGCGTGGCCGGgtccatcaccaccatcacggGCCTCATCCTGGCGCCCTTCACTGCGGGAACCTCCCTCATCGTCACGGCTGTGGGAATCGGCATCGCTACGGCGGGCGGCGTGGCGTCTGCTTCGGCCAACATCACGGACACGGTGCATTCGAAGACGGACCGCAAGAAGGTGGAGAAGATGATCCAGGACTACGAGGGGGAGATGAAGGACATCAAGGAGTGCCTGGAGTTTCTGGAG GAGGGGATGGAGACGCTGGAGGAGTGGGACTTTGAAAAATTCACGGAAAGCATCTCCAAAAAACACCTGAACCAGAACGTGAAACACGTGATGAAGGAGGGCGGCCGAGCCGGCAAGGCCCTGGTCATCAACACGGAGAGTCTGATCGGCACCATTCAGGTCCTCAGCGTCGCCGGCAGCGCCGCCAAAGCCGCCCAGGTGATGAGCATCACCACCGGCGTCATGTCCGGTCTCTTCCTGGCGCTCGATGTCTTCTTCCTGGCGAAGGACTCGGTGGAACTGAGGAAAGGCGCGAAGACGGACTTTGCAGCAAAGATCCGAGAAGTTTGCAAAGACCTGCAGGACGGACTGCTCCAGCTGAACAACATCaaggagcagctgcagaagaCCATGGACGGGATCGAGGTGGAGGTGgacgaagaggacgaagagCAGCTGAAGTCCGATCTGAAGAAACTCCTGGAGCTCGACGACTGA